From a region of the Candidatus Methylomirabilota bacterium genome:
- a CDS encoding prevent-host-death protein — protein sequence MKVAPIAEVKAKFSAYLKASEESPVVVTRHGKPVAVLLAVEDEAELERLMLAYSPRVQALLRRARQQMRRKGGIGHKEFWQAVEAETQ from the coding sequence ATGAAGGTCGCCCCTATCGCAGAGGTGAAGGCCAAATTTAGTGCGTATTTGAAGGCTTCGGAGGAGAGCCCGGTAGTCGTCACGCGGCATGGAAAGCCGGTGGCGGTGTTGCTGGCCGTTGAGGACGAGGCAGAGTTAGAGCGGTTGATGCTCGCCTACTCGCCCCGCGTACAGGCGCTGCTACGGCGAGCCCGCCAACAGATGCGCAGAAAGGGCGGAATCGGACATAAGGAGTTCTGGCAAGCCGTTGAAGCCGAGACGCAATAA
- the moaA gene encoding GTP 3',8-cyclase MoaA, with protein sequence MFLDLLSRPLRSLRLSVTDRCNLRCQYCMPEAEYVWLPRKEILTLEEASRLVDIFTELGVTKVRLTGGEPLVRRDLAALVRMIARNPRIEDLAITTNGLLLAEAAQALYDAGLHRVTVSLDTLRPDRFTALTRKDSHAQVLKGIRTAQQVGFTGLKIDSVIMRGFNEDELIDLLEFGKSIGAEVRFIEYMDVGGATHWSMDRVFSRAEILDTLAGEYGDIKPVVEAGWAPADRFVLPDGTVFGIVASTTTPFCRTCDRSRLTADGTWYLCLYAQHGTDLRTPLRAGASNAELMSMIVAGWTRRGDRGAEERHELRNRDVSVPVEALRHDPHLEMHTRGG encoded by the coding sequence ATGTTTCTTGACCTATTGAGCAGGCCGCTGCGCAGCTTGCGCCTCTCGGTAACGGATCGGTGTAACCTGCGCTGCCAGTACTGCATGCCCGAGGCGGAGTATGTCTGGCTTCCCCGCAAGGAGATCCTGACCCTGGAGGAGGCGAGTCGTCTGGTCGATATCTTCACCGAGCTGGGTGTCACCAAGGTGCGCCTCACTGGGGGCGAGCCGCTCGTCCGTAGGGATCTCGCCGCCCTCGTGCGTATGATTGCGCGCAATCCGCGAATTGAGGATCTTGCGATTACAACAAACGGACTGCTATTGGCCGAGGCCGCGCAGGCGCTCTATGACGCCGGCCTGCATCGGGTGACGGTCAGTCTGGACACCCTTCGTCCCGATCGCTTCACGGCGCTCACACGAAAAGACTCTCATGCACAGGTACTCAAAGGGATCAGGACGGCGCAACAGGTCGGCTTCACAGGGTTAAAGATCGACAGCGTGATCATGCGCGGCTTCAATGAAGACGAGCTGATCGATCTGCTGGAGTTCGGCAAGTCGATCGGCGCCGAGGTCCGTTTCATTGAATACATGGATGTCGGCGGCGCGACCCATTGGTCGATGGATAGGGTATTCTCCCGGGCGGAGATCCTTGACACGCTGGCAGGAGAGTACGGCGACATCAAGCCGGTCGTTGAGGCGGGCTGGGCGCCGGCCGATCGGTTTGTCCTGCCGGATGGGACGGTATTCGGCATCGTGGCATCCACGACGACGCCGTTCTGCCGCACCTGCGACCGGAGTCGGCTCACCGCCGACGGCACATGGTATTTGTGCCTGTACGCGCAACATGGGACCGACCTGCGGACGCCGCTGCGGGCCGGGGCGTCGAACGCGGAGCTGATGTCGATGATCGTCGCCGGATGGACCAGGCGAGGCGATCGCGGCGCCGAAGAGCGGCACGAACTCCGGAATCGGGACGTATCGGTCCCGGTCGAGGCCCTCAGGCACGACCCCCACCTTGAAATGCACACCCGCGGCGGGTAG
- a CDS encoding AbrB family transcriptional regulator, with the protein MAGVATTRMSSKGQVVIPEGIRKRLSLKAGAQFVVVGDKDTVILKAIAPPSMEQFDDLIAEARRQARTAGLKRSDVLAAIRKVRGQK; encoded by the coding sequence ATGGCTGGAGTCGCAACAACGAGGATGTCGTCCAAAGGGCAAGTGGTCATCCCAGAGGGGATACGAAAACGGCTGAGTTTGAAAGCCGGCGCACAATTTGTCGTGGTCGGAGACAAGGACACGGTTATCCTGAAGGCGATTGCACCGCCGTCCATGGAGCAGTTTGATGACCTCATTGCGGAAGCTCGAAGGCAAGCGCGAACTGCCGGCCTGAAACGATCGGACGTTTTGGCGGCAATACGGAAGGTCCGAGGGCAAAAGTGA
- a CDS encoding addiction module toxin RelE gives MTSAHRRFAIHYAPQVKIQLRPIERKFYSLIRRTIEEQLPFEPDVETTNRKPLTLPVEFGATWELRFGGQNQFRVFYEIDPEYWRVEILAIGVKHGNRLVIGTEEVEL, from the coding sequence ATGACGTCGGCCCATCGTCGATTTGCCATCCATTATGCGCCTCAAGTCAAAATCCAACTCCGGCCGATAGAGCGCAAATTCTACTCGTTGATTCGGCGCACTATCGAGGAACAGTTGCCGTTTGAGCCCGATGTCGAGACTACGAATCGAAAGCCGTTAACTCTTCCAGTGGAGTTCGGGGCCACCTGGGAGCTGCGCTTTGGAGGACAGAACCAGTTTCGAGTCTTCTATGAAATCGATCCGGAGTATTGGCGGGTAGAGATTCTTGCGATCGGCGTCAAACACGGAAACCGGTTAGTGATCGGCACAGAAGAGGTGGAGTTATGA
- a CDS encoding type II toxin-antitoxin system RelE/ParE family toxin: MTPVIWAPQAIEDVKAIRSYVARDSAHYADLLVERIVAAVSRLETFPRSGRVVPEVGDESLREVVYENYRIVYRLQPGTIEIITVFHGARLLRL; this comes from the coding sequence GTGACCCCGGTCATCTGGGCGCCTCAGGCCATCGAGGATGTTAAGGCAATTCGATCCTATGTGGCGCGCGACTCCGCCCACTATGCTGATCTGCTGGTTGAACGGATCGTAGCAGCAGTAAGCCGGCTCGAAACATTTCCTCGTTCCGGGCGGGTTGTTCCTGAAGTGGGAGACGAATCGCTGCGAGAAGTCGTGTACGAGAACTATCGAATCGTGTATCGCCTGCAGCCCGGCACCATCGAGATCATCACGGTTTTTCATGGAGCCCGGCTACTTCGACTGTGA
- a CDS encoding aldehyde dehydrogenase: protein MRMYVAGEWVDRAKTIDVLNPYDGTVVDTVPCAESGDVEKALESAVRGARTMAKLPGYDRYRILKRAAELIEARSEELARTITLEEGKSLAESRFEVSRAVQTLILSGEEAKRLHGETIPFDGAPGGSGKFGFTLRVPCGVVVAISPFNFPLNLVCHKVGPALAAGNAVIIKPATDTPLSALKLTDVLLEAGLPAEGVACLTGRGGEIGDALCSDRRVRKITFTGSRDIGERICRMAGIKKVTMELGSNAPVIIMSDADLDKVATAVAATGYTNAGQVCISTQRVLTSGQVYGDFLDVLKPKVEALITGNPLDARTRVGPMVRERDAIRVEEWVREAATSGARVVTGGARQGAIYAPTIVADVKSEMRIFCDELFGPAVAVTRFDTIDEAIALANDSIYGLAAGIFTENLEWAMRFAREVEAGNLMINWGPQWRADLMPYGGLKESGFGKEGPHYAVEEMTELKLVCFHLGG, encoded by the coding sequence ATGCGGATGTATGTGGCTGGGGAGTGGGTCGATAGGGCGAAGACGATCGACGTCCTGAACCCGTATGATGGGACGGTGGTCGATACGGTGCCGTGCGCAGAGTCCGGGGACGTCGAGAAGGCGCTGGAGAGCGCCGTCCGTGGCGCGCGGACGATGGCGAAGCTGCCCGGCTACGACCGGTATCGAATTCTGAAAAGGGCGGCGGAGCTGATTGAGGCGCGGAGCGAGGAGCTTGCCAGAACCATTACCCTCGAAGAGGGCAAGAGCCTGGCGGAGTCGCGCTTCGAGGTGAGCCGGGCCGTGCAGACTCTCATCTTGTCCGGTGAGGAGGCCAAGCGCCTGCACGGTGAGACGATCCCCTTTGACGGCGCTCCAGGCGGCTCCGGCAAGTTCGGCTTTACCCTGCGCGTGCCATGCGGGGTCGTCGTCGCCATCAGCCCCTTTAACTTCCCGCTCAACCTGGTGTGCCATAAGGTCGGACCCGCGCTGGCGGCAGGAAACGCGGTCATCATCAAGCCGGCCACCGATACCCCGCTTTCGGCGTTGAAGCTGACGGATGTGCTACTGGAGGCGGGTCTGCCGGCCGAGGGGGTTGCGTGTCTTACCGGTCGCGGTGGGGAGATCGGCGACGCGTTGTGCAGCGATCGGCGGGTCCGCAAGATCACGTTTACGGGGAGCCGCGATATCGGCGAGCGGATCTGCCGGATGGCGGGGATCAAGAAGGTCACGATGGAACTGGGCAGCAACGCACCCGTCATCATCATGTCCGATGCCGATCTCGATAAGGTGGCGACCGCCGTCGCCGCGACCGGCTACACGAACGCCGGGCAGGTGTGCATCTCGACGCAGCGGGTCTTGACCAGCGGGCAGGTCTACGGCGATTTCCTGGACGTGCTGAAACCCAAGGTGGAGGCGCTTATCACCGGCAACCCCCTGGACGCGCGAACCAGGGTGGGTCCGATGGTCCGCGAGCGGGACGCCATCCGGGTCGAGGAGTGGGTGCGCGAGGCGGCGACGAGCGGCGCGCGGGTCGTAACGGGTGGTGCGCGTCAGGGCGCGATCTATGCCCCCACAATTGTTGCCGACGTCAAGTCTGAGATGCGGATCTTCTGTGATGAGCTGTTCGGACCGGCCGTCGCGGTGACGCGGTTCGATACGATCGACGAGGCGATTGCGCTGGCCAACGACAGCATCTATGGCCTGGCAGCCGGCATCTTCACTGAGAACCTGGAATGGGCGATGCGGTTCGCCCGCGAGGTCGAGGCGGGCAACCTGATGATCAACTGGGGGCCGCAATGGCGCGCCGATCTGATGCCGTATGGGGGGTTGAAGGAGAGCGGCTTCGGCAAGGAAGGCCCGCACTACGCCGTCGAGGAGATGACCGAGCTCAAACTGGTCTGCTTCCACCTGGGCGGCTGA
- a CDS encoding prevent-host-death protein has product MTVYTFSEARQKFASLLERARREGAVRVKRRDGQVFVIQPDRPLRSPLDVPGIDAEIPTEEIVGIVREMRQRVGGKITRRRGGTTAKRAAGSKHK; this is encoded by the coding sequence GTGACCGTCTATACGTTTTCCGAGGCCCGTCAAAAGTTTGCATCGCTGCTCGAGCGCGCGCGACGCGAGGGAGCCGTTCGCGTGAAGCGGCGGGACGGCCAAGTCTTCGTGATTCAACCTGACCGACCGCTGCGCTCGCCCCTCGACGTTCCCGGAATCGATGCCGAGATCCCCACCGAGGAGATCGTGGGCATCGTCCGTGAGATGCGTCAGCGAGTTGGGGGTAAGATCACGAGGCGCCGGGGCGGAACGACGGCGAAACGGGCTGCTGGGTCCAAGCACAAGTGA
- a CDS encoding putative toxin-antitoxin system toxin component, PIN family translates to MGRFGGNTEGPRAKVRVVLDANVFISGVFFTGPPYQILDAWRHGRLQLIISADILDEYQRVSKTLAKEYSQVDPAPIMALLAVEAEMISPPRLPEQVCHDPEDDKFLACALAAKTGLVISGDMHLLRVSGYRGIEVIRPREFVNRYL, encoded by the coding sequence ATCGGACGTTTTGGCGGCAATACGGAAGGTCCGAGGGCAAAAGTGAGGGTTGTCCTCGACGCGAATGTATTCATCTCCGGCGTGTTTTTCACAGGCCCTCCGTATCAGATCCTCGATGCATGGAGGCATGGCCGCCTTCAACTGATTATTTCGGCGGACATTCTTGACGAATATCAGCGGGTTTCGAAGACATTGGCGAAGGAGTACTCACAAGTAGATCCAGCCCCGATTATGGCATTACTCGCCGTTGAGGCGGAGATGATATCACCTCCCAGGTTACCGGAACAAGTCTGTCATGATCCTGAAGACGACAAGTTTCTGGCTTGCGCCTTGGCTGCGAAAACAGGACTTGTCATCAGCGGAGATATGCATCTCTTAAGGGTGAGTGGATATCGCGGCATTGAAGTCATACGGCCCCGGGAGTTTGTGAATCGTTACCTTTGA
- a CDS encoding antitoxin, Phd family protein produces the protein MKLSGRIKPISYLKAHAAEIVRNLSEQREPLVITQNGEAKVVIQGIDSYEQTQETLALLKILALGTRQIEEGKVQPAEDAIKRLREQRRAC, from the coding sequence ATGAAACTGTCCGGACGGATCAAGCCCATCAGTTACCTGAAAGCCCATGCCGCCGAAATTGTGAGGAATCTGAGCGAGCAGCGGGAACCACTGGTCATTACACAGAACGGCGAAGCCAAGGTCGTCATACAGGGCATCGACAGCTACGAGCAGACCCAGGAAACGCTGGCGCTCCTGAAGATCCTGGCGCTCGGAACCCGCCAGATCGAGGAGGGCAAGGTCCAGCCCGCTGAGGATGCGATCAAGCGCCTGCGCGAGCAACGTAGGGCTTGCTGA